The genomic region aggcacacacacacacacacacacacacacccacaccggCTGGGGCTTCTAGACAGGGGCTGGGGTGAGGACCCCTCTGCGTGGGTAAGGGCAACCCTGCCACCAGGCtgagcccctctccctcaccccttccccaacAGACGACGACCTCGTCCCCCAGGACCTGACCAGAAAGAGCCGGGACCCCGCCCCCACTGCCGGAGCCCTATCCTCTCAGGATCTCAGTCCCCCAGACGTAAAAAAGGAAGAGGCTGGCGGGGTCCCTGAGAGGCCCGGGccggcagaggaggaggaggaggaggagaaggaggaggagggcgagaGGGTGGGGGTCCCGGGCCGGTCGCCGCGGGGCCGTGACCACCGCCGCCGCTACCAGGAGCGCTGGCGGCTGGAGTACCTCATGGAGTTGGACGGCGGCCGGCGCGGCCTGGTGTGCATGGTGTGCGGGGGCGCGCTGGCCTCGCTCAAGATGAGCACCATCCAGCGGCACATCCGCCAGCGCCACCCGGGCTCCACACGCCTCAGCGGGCCTGTTAAGGCCCTTATCGCCCAGGAGTGGAGCGAGCAGGCCGCTCACCTGCTGGCCCTGGGGCTGCCCTGCCCCGAGTCCCCCAGGGACCCTGCCGCCCCCGGCACAGCCGCAGCCTccgaggaggggggaggggaagaggaggaggagccggAGGAGGAGTGGTGGGGTGAGCTGGCGCAGGGCCAGAGCAGGTGGCGCgggagagtgggggcagggacccGGGCCAGGCAGGGAGCGAAGGCTGGGagtgctggggtgggagggggtggggagagtggaagGCTGAAGGGGAGGCCGGGGAGGATGGGCCCGGAGGGCCGAGGCGGGCGGTCGTGGAGCCGAGACCCTGGACGCGGTCGGCTCGTCCTCCGCCGGCTCCAGTGCGGTCCTTTGTCCCTTCCTAGGCGACGTCCCGCTCTCCCCAGGGGAGCCGTCGGAACGGCCCGCGGAGGAAGAGGACGACGACGAGGACGGCCAGGAGCCCGGGGGACTCGCCTTCCCGCCGCTGccccctccgccgccgccgccgccgcctccgcccccgccccgcagCCGAGAGCAGCGGCGGAACTACCAGCCGCGCTGGCGGGGCGAGTACCTGATGGACTACGACGGCAGCCGGCGCGGCCTGGTGTGCATGGTGTGCGGGGGCGCGCTGGCCACTCTCAAGGTCAGCACCATCAAGCGGCACATCCTGCAGGTGCACCCCTTCTCCATGGACTTCACGCCCGAGGAGCGCCAGACCATCCTGGAGGCTTACGAGGAGGCGGCGCTGCGCTGCTACGGCCACGAGGGCTTCGGGCCGCCGGCTCCGGCGCCGCGCGACGGCGGCGCGGACCTCAAAGCGGGCGCCATTTGTCGCGCGTAGCGGGCTCGCGGGGCGGCTCGGCCCTGTGCTCGGCCGGCCCTCGGGCCGGGACGCCCAGCTTCCCGCGGCACTGACCGCCGCAGCTGCCCCCCCGCTGGCCGGGCCGGGCGGAGATAGGAATTGGGTGGGGTCGCCGGCTTCCGCTCGGTGcccaggagcaccccccccccgccggggccGGTCGGTGCGCTGCGGGAAGCGCGCGCTCGCTTCGGATCCGGAGCCCTGGCCCTCCCCCGCGCTGGGCCCCACGTTTCCCGAAAGGCCACCTTGGCCTCCGAGCGTGTGCACGTTGGGTTTCCAACCCCGGCCCCGCgccgggccggggtgggggtgccgACAGTCAGTATTAGGGCCCCAAGGgtaggggggagggcaggaaggccGCGCCGGCGCCGTCCCTGGGCGGGGGCCCAGTTCCCCGCGGCGTTGCACGCGGGCAGGCACGGTCCCCGGGGTCGCGGGCGGCTGCCGCCGGGACCTCATTGGTATTCGCGGCCGCTCGGAGGCCAGGACTGCGGACGAGGGCTtccagtggggggcggggcggcggggctCGGGAGCCCCACCCCCGGGCGGCGAGGACACCAGGGACCGCGGGCGGGCGTCCCGGAGGCGGGGGCGGAGCTGGGCTGGGGCTCCGGCAGCTGCGCCAGCCCTCCCAGGCGGGCTCTGGGGACGGTGCGCCCCGCGGCCCCTCCCGCCTCCTCCGCTCCTGCCACGCCCTCCCGGGCCCCGATCTTGTAAAGGGATTAGCACTTTTCTtctttgctcctctcctgctctgaaGGCCTCCGTTTCCCCCTAAACTCAGTCAGGCACTCCTGCTCTATCGTTCCCCGACAGTCCGAGCCCGGGGCACTGGAGGTCCCGGCAGTTGGCGTTCTATTCCCGTCCCTTCCTGTCCCCCTTTGTACACGGTGGACGTGCCACCCATTCTCAGCACCCAAGGGCCTGGGGCCGGGCCTCGGCCTTCCTTTCTCTAACCCGCGGCAGCGCCAGGCCCAGTGGGGCCGGGAAGGGGCCCCGCGATCTCCCAGGCAGGTCCGAGTGGGATGTGTAGATTCATTCTCCTGTGGAGAACAGGTGGCCCCGAGATCAGGCCCTTTttgctctttgtattttattttgaaactgtatttaatgcttttatatgaaagggggaggggcggggagcgaGCTGTCCCATTCACCCTTATGTGcaaatgtcttatttattataCTTGTATCAGAGATAAGCTGTGAGGTGGCGGAGGAAGGACCTACAGGAAGGAGTGAGgacagaggtggggctgggggacccCAAACATCCCACACTAATGTGTGACCCTCCTCCGGGGCCTGTCCTCAAGTCTCCGGGCCCCAGTGTCTGCTCTTCACATAGCCAGGCCGGTTCCTTTGGTCTTAAAGCCTGAGAGTGGGGAGGTGAGTGGGCGGACTTGAGGGTTGGGTCTGGAGGTGGAGGGGCCCTGGCACTTGGGGCCAGGGTCGGCCTCTGTGGGTGGGTGGGAAAGCCCAGTGCAAAGAGGAAGCCCTTCCTCATCCCAGCACCCCCAGGCCAGAGCCCAAGGTTCAAGTGCCTCAGGCCCAGTCCCCTGGACTCATTCCTGATTGGGAATTGGATTTTATACCACggattttatagcatttttatataattcaagATTGTCAAAGCTGGAAAGACCTTGGAGATCAACCAGTACCTGCCCCCTTAACCCCTTTCCCAGATAAGGTAGTGAAGGACAGAAACTGAAATGATCACACAGCCAGGTAGGAACAGTATAGAACTAGAATGGAAATCCCGACTCCCAATTCAGTGTTGTTTGCACTACACCACACTGCCTCCCAGTCTCTGTAAATTCGTACAATTTCTTTTCCCACTAGGCCTGCCAAAGGATGGCACATGCTGGGTGCTGCAGGCCGTTTCAGTGCAGTCGTGACCTGGGGATGGCAAAGAACTGCACGCCTCCTGGGAACGAGCAGTCTCCAGGCCACCACAGGCCTCAGCTCCCGGGTTGGGGCGGCAGTCTTCATCAGAACCCCACAAGTGGGGCTGACACCTGTCCCACGGCCTCTCCGGTAGGGCAAGGGCTCTGGTATTCTCTGGGTTTTGTTGCAAATGCCACCAGCGATTCAGGAAATCCTGCATGAGCTGTCGGTTGACTGAAAAGTGAATTCCCAGTGTGTTTGAAACTCCCAGGGTTTTTGAGACAGTATTAAAAGCTTGAGAACAGGGATTGCAGATGGCACCAGGCTGGGCACtgccattcttttattttccttcgtGCACGTTGTTTTCAGATCCAGAACGAGTATTTTACCACTTTTACTACCCTGCCTGTTCAGAAACAGTAGGCAAAGTGGGGTGACCTATTCTGGTCACCCAAGCCCACTGCCCAAGTTCAGGTCAGCCAGGACAGAGAGCGGGTTAGGAATGGCTTTTCCCCTTGATAGGGAGAGAGGCCTTAGGAAGACAGGAGTCAAAGTCTTCATGGAGAGGCAGCCCCAAGCACTCCACGGGTTCCCAAAGTGTGGCCACGGGGACCGGTAGCTTCAGCATCACTTTAGGAACCTACTAGAGATGCAAATCCTTGGGCCCCACCCTGATGAATCAGAAATGGGCGGCACCCAGCAGTCCTTTCTGATAAGCCCTCCAGTGATCATGAAGCTGAAGATCTAAGCCCCAGTGACCCGAGTGCCACTGTAGTGATTCCTGCTTTGACGGCGGCCATGGCCTCTTGGGTTAGGGGTCAGGGGGGTTAGGTGGTCCTCCTCTCTAGGTGCCTCCTCCTTGCCTTGGGAAGTCTGACATGAACAGGTGAAGTTTCTTCATGAAGTTTTTGTTAATGGTATGCTTGCTATTATGGCCAATATGTAAATGTTACTCTGAATCCATATTTATATACCAT from Panthera uncia isolate 11264 chromosome D1, Puncia_PCG_1.0, whole genome shotgun sequence harbors:
- the ZFTA gene encoding zinc finger translocation-associated protein isoform X2, with amino-acid sequence MEPGGDHRSRSGGGRGGPGPAAASARGRRLPPAGSSGGAEPEEDDGGQDLQLEGGALGSWGSAPLPSSRARGPASSGRKYSDHCEARASRPGKSRIPGRDHRRYYHDHWRLEYLMDFNPARHGMVCMVCGSSLATLKLSTIKRHIRQKHPYSLHWSPREKEVISNSWDAHLGLGACGESEGLGAQGAEEEEEEEEEEEEEGASLQACPPKGPGKAPAGEGGRCQRRGGPVAPRARRRRLSASRRAGGSRGLGARRLERRLKESLQNWFRAECLMDYDPRGNRLVCMACGRALPSLHLDDIRAHVLEVHPSSLGLSGPQRSALLQAWGGQPETLSELTRSPPDDDLVPQDLTRKSRDPAPTAGALSSQDLSPPDVKKEEAGGVPERPGPAEEEEEEEKEEEGERVGVPGRSPRGRDHRRRYQERWRLEYLMELDGGRRGLVCMVCGGALASLKMSTIQRHIRQRHPGSTRLSGPVKALIAQEWSEQAAHLLALGLPCPESPRDPAAPGTAAASEEGGGEEEEEPEEEWWGDVPLSPGEPSERPAEEEDDDEDGQEPGGLAFPPLPPPPPPPPPPPPPRSREQRRNYQPRWRGEYLMDYDGSRRGLVCMVCGGALATLKVSTIKRHILQVHPFSMDFTPEERQTILEAYEEAALRCYGHEGFGPPAPAPRDGGADLKAGAICRA
- the ZFTA gene encoding zinc finger translocation-associated protein isoform X1 — translated: MEPGGDHRSRSGGGRGGPGPAAASARGRRLPPAGSSGGAEPEEDDGGQDLQLEGGALGSWGSAPLPSSRARGPASSGRKYSDHCEARASRPGKSRIPGRDHRRYYHDHWRLEYLMDFNPARHGMVCMVCGSSLATLKLSTIKRHIRQKHPYSLHWSPREKEVISNSWDAHLGLGACGESEGLGAQGAEEEEEEEEEEEEEGASLQACPPKGPGKAPAGEGGRCQRRGGPVAPRARRRRLSASRRAGGSRGLGARRLERRLKESLQNWFRAECLMDYDPRGNRLVCMACGRALPSLHLDDIRAHVLEVHPSSLGLSGPQRSALLQAWGGQPETLSELTRSPPDDDLVPQDLTRKSRDPAPTAGALSSQDLSPPDVKKEEAGGVPERPGPAEEEEEEEKEEEGERVGVPGRSPRGRDHRRRYQERWRLEYLMELDGGRRGLVCMVCGGALASLKMSTIQRHIRQRHPGSTRLSGPVKALIAQEWSEQAAHLLALGLPCPESPRDPAAPGTAAASEEGGGEEEEEPEEEWWGELAQGQSRWRGRVGAGTRARQGAKAGSAGVGGGGESGRLKGRPGRMGPEGRGGRSWSRDPGRGRLVLRRLQCGPLSLPRRRPALPRGAVGTARGGRGRRRGRPGARGTRLPAAAPSAAAAAASAPAPQPRAAAELPAALAGRVPDGLRRQPARPGVHGVRGRAGHSQGQHHQAAHPAGAPLLHGLHARGAPDHPGGLRGGGAALLRPRGLRAAGSGAARRRRGPQSGRHLSRVAGSRGGSALCSAGPRAGTPSFPRH